From Syntrophales bacterium, the proteins below share one genomic window:
- a CDS encoding ABC transporter permease, with protein sequence MGNDFWKRFRKNRMAMAGGLIVVFLFIVSLLAPWIATCDPNAIDLRDVLAPPSIGHPFGTDQLGRDVFSRMIHGAGISLKVGFVATGIAILIGTILGALAGYYGRWVDAVIMRFVDIMLCFPTFFLILAVIAFLEPSIWNIMIVIGLTGWMGVTRLVRADFISLKERDFVQAARVIGAGDLRIIFLHILPNAMASVIVTATLGIAGAILTESALSFLGIGVQPPTPSWGNILTAGKDNIDIAWWLSLFPGLAILITVLGYNLLGEGIRDELDPRLRG encoded by the coding sequence ATGGGGAATGATTTCTGGAAGAGATTCCGTAAAAACAGGATGGCCATGGCGGGGGGGCTCATAGTTGTCTTTTTGTTTATAGTGTCCCTACTGGCGCCGTGGATCGCCACCTGCGATCCGAATGCGATCGACCTGAGAGATGTGCTGGCGCCGCCTTCAATCGGTCACCCCTTCGGCACCGATCAGCTCGGCAGGGACGTTTTTTCCCGGATGATCCATGGGGCGGGGATTTCTCTGAAGGTCGGCTTTGTGGCGACGGGGATCGCCATCCTCATCGGGACAATTCTCGGGGCGCTTGCCGGATATTACGGCCGCTGGGTTGATGCCGTTATCATGCGGTTTGTTGATATCATGCTCTGCTTTCCGACTTTTTTTCTGATTCTGGCCGTGATCGCCTTTCTGGAGCCGTCGATCTGGAACATCATGATCGTCATCGGACTGACCGGCTGGATGGGGGTAACCAGGCTCGTTCGAGCCGATTTCATCTCGCTGAAAGAACGGGATTTTGTGCAGGCTGCCCGGGTTATAGGCGCGGGCGATCTGCGGATTATTTTCCTGCACATCCTGCCGAACGCGATGGCCTCGGTGATCGTGACGGCGACCTTGGGGATAGCGGGGGCGATTCTCACCGAATCGGCGCTGAGCTTTCTGGGAATCGGGGTGCAGCCGCCGACCCCGAGCTGGGGAAACATTCTGACCGCAGGGAAGGACAATATCGACATCGCCTGGTGGCTTTCCCTTTTTCCGGGGCTGGCGATTCTGATCACCGTTTTGGGTTACAATCTGCTGGGGGAAGGGATTCGCGACGAGCTTGATCCGCGCCTGCGAGGTTAA
- a CDS encoding DUF401 family protein produces the protein MIRACEVNDKDLYGVDMGEWLLVLPAWLKVGVSFLGILLLNRFGFALGFSILLSSIVLSLWSGAGMAGLYFQLDNFVLPGNYLLPVVIVLLLLLVEVLGKTGRMERTMSALQAMFKNRKTLLAGLPALIGMLPMPGGALFSAPLVAAVDDNSELAAPEKAAINYWFRHIWEYWWPMYPGTILAVKFSGLSFTKYMLLQFPFTIVTLVGGYFFLLRKLPAKESVVKSSLHSKKEDIFSALGPISLLVLTTILGSSVLSANGVSKTVASLLAMLAGIILAITASLRGNSLAFRQSIGIFKRRNLWLMVLLIISVQVFSIVLRCPLDQAGSSIVAGMRDEFVRAGIPVFLIIIMVPFISGLVTGVAFGFVGASFPIVFAIIGAAPAPGVVASAIVLAYSSGYIGMMLSPLHVCFAVTCEYFGTRMSGVYRYLAGPSLLIFLTGLILAGLYLTFL, from the coding sequence TTGATCCGCGCCTGCGAGGTTAATGATAAGGATCTTTACGGGGTAGATATGGGGGAATGGCTTCTGGTTTTGCCGGCATGGCTGAAGGTGGGCGTATCATTTTTGGGGATATTGCTGTTAAACAGGTTCGGCTTTGCGCTCGGGTTTAGCATTTTGTTGTCTTCGATAGTTCTTTCCCTCTGGTCAGGCGCGGGGATGGCCGGTCTTTATTTCCAGTTGGACAACTTTGTCCTGCCAGGGAATTACCTGCTGCCTGTGGTTATCGTCCTTTTGCTCTTGCTGGTTGAAGTTCTCGGAAAGACCGGCCGCATGGAACGGACGATGAGCGCCCTGCAGGCGATGTTTAAAAACAGAAAAACGCTTTTGGCCGGGCTGCCCGCCCTGATCGGCATGCTGCCGATGCCCGGCGGCGCCCTTTTTTCCGCCCCTCTCGTGGCGGCAGTGGATGACAACAGTGAACTTGCGGCTCCGGAAAAAGCTGCCATTAATTACTGGTTTCGCCATATCTGGGAATACTGGTGGCCGATGTATCCTGGCACTATTCTGGCGGTGAAATTCTCGGGACTTTCTTTCACGAAATACATGCTGCTGCAGTTTCCCTTTACGATAGTTACGCTGGTGGGGGGATATTTTTTCCTTCTCCGGAAACTGCCCGCAAAAGAGTCAGTTGTTAAATCATCGTTGCACAGCAAAAAGGAAGATATCTTTTCCGCCCTTGGCCCAATTTCCCTGCTGGTTCTGACGACAATTCTGGGATCGTCCGTTCTTTCCGCCAACGGGGTTTCAAAAACAGTTGCGTCCCTGCTGGCGATGCTTGCCGGGATTATTCTGGCAATAACCGCCTCCCTGAGAGGCAACAGCCTCGCATTTCGGCAATCAATCGGCATCTTCAAACGGCGCAATTTGTGGCTGATGGTGCTTTTGATAATAAGTGTGCAGGTTTTTTCCATTGTTTTGAGATGTCCGCTGGATCAAGCCGGCAGCAGCATCGTTGCCGGCATGCGTGACGAGTTTGTCCGGGCGGGCATTCCCGTTTTTTTAATTATTATTATGGTGCCGTTCATTTCCGGATTGGTCACCGGGGTCGCCTTTGGCTTTGTGGGGGCGAGTTTTCCCATCGTTTTTGCCATTATCGGCGCCGCACCCGCCCCGGGAGTAGTTGCCTCAGCCATTGTGCTGGCTTATTCCAGCGGTTATATCGGGATGATGCTTTCTCCGCTGCATGTCTGTTTTGCCGTTACCTGCGAATACTTCGGCACCCGGATGTCGGGCGTTTACCGTTACCTGGCGGGGCCATCCCTGCTGATTTTCCTGACCGGACTTATTCTTGCAGGGCTTTATCTTACTTTTCTGTGA
- a CDS encoding GAF domain-containing protein, which produces MKIDNPQKKQAPGPEQRRKSGEAELLLDISKTIAAFETLDEILTSLVEITTRELKADRGTIFLNDSETGELYSRVAQGNFQREIRILNDTGVAGHVFTSGEGVIVHDAHGDPHFNRSIDEQTGYATKMILCVPIRTIKGEIIGVAQALNKKKGLFTKADQKLLEAMTTQAAIALQSTQFVERMKQFRRKEMEFFNVVSEVTAEIDLGALLQKVMSEATRMLNAERATLFLNDEKTNELFSKVGLGLAATEIRLPNHLGIAGTVFTSRETVNIPYAYADLRFNPAFDKKTGFFTRSILCVPVINKDGKIIGVTQVLNKRSGPFTTEDESRLKAFTAQVSISLENAKLFDDVQNMKNYSDSMLESMSNGVITLNEDGKIVTCNAAGLRILQMTSEAILKRKATDFFTGANGWIIEKIRHVEENGKPDVIMDAEAEFAGTRISVNLTLLPLVNTEKKKLGSMIIIDDITNEKRMKSTMSRYMDPGLTDQILEGGEEILGGKSTLATVLFSDIRGFTTLTEELGAQGTVSLLNEYFTIMVDCIQKEGGMLDKFIGDAIMAAFGVPIPHEDDEDRAVRAAISMIRALHIWNRQRAVEGKKPVGMGIGLNTDTIVSGNIGSPKRMDYTLIGDGVNLASRLESLCKTYRASILISENAVRRLKGTYRIREVDRVQVKGKTNSVGVFEVLDYHTEETSPHLMEVVNHFRDGLALYRRREWDNAISRFNDALRLNPDENLCGMYIDRCIHFREEPPGDDWDGGWIMKTK; this is translated from the coding sequence ATGAAAATAGATAACCCCCAGAAAAAACAGGCCCCGGGGCCGGAGCAGCGCCGGAAGAGCGGCGAAGCGGAGCTTCTGCTCGACATCTCCAAGACGATCGCCGCGTTTGAGACGCTGGATGAGATCCTGACTTCGCTGGTTGAGATTACAACCCGGGAGCTCAAGGCCGACCGGGGCACCATCTTTCTCAACGACAGCGAAACGGGCGAACTTTACTCCCGCGTCGCCCAGGGCAATTTCCAGCGCGAGATCCGCATCCTGAACGACACCGGCGTCGCCGGTCACGTCTTTACCAGCGGAGAAGGGGTCATCGTGCACGATGCCCACGGGGACCCACACTTCAATCGCTCCATCGATGAACAGACCGGCTATGCAACAAAAATGATCCTCTGCGTCCCGATCCGGACGATCAAGGGGGAGATCATAGGCGTTGCCCAGGCCCTGAACAAGAAGAAAGGCCTTTTCACGAAGGCCGATCAGAAACTGCTGGAAGCGATGACCACGCAGGCCGCCATCGCGCTGCAGAGTACCCAGTTTGTCGAACGGATGAAACAATTCCGCCGGAAGGAGATGGAGTTTTTCAACGTCGTCTCCGAGGTGACCGCCGAGATCGATCTGGGCGCCCTTTTGCAGAAGGTGATGTCCGAGGCTACGCGGATGCTGAACGCCGAGCGGGCCACCCTCTTCCTCAACGACGAGAAGACGAACGAACTTTTCTCCAAGGTTGGGCTGGGACTGGCGGCGACGGAGATCCGTCTGCCGAACCACCTCGGGATTGCGGGGACCGTCTTCACCTCGCGGGAGACGGTTAACATCCCGTACGCCTACGCCGACCTGCGCTTCAACCCCGCCTTCGATAAAAAAACAGGATTCTTCACCCGCTCCATCCTCTGCGTTCCGGTCATCAACAAGGACGGGAAGATCATCGGGGTTACCCAGGTGCTGAACAAGCGGAGTGGCCCCTTCACCACGGAGGACGAATCGCGGTTGAAGGCTTTCACCGCGCAGGTCTCGATTTCGCTCGAGAACGCCAAGCTCTTCGACGACGTCCAGAACATGAAAAACTACAGCGATAGCATGCTGGAGAGCATGTCCAACGGCGTGATCACACTCAATGAAGACGGGAAGATCGTCACCTGCAACGCCGCCGGCCTCCGGATACTCCAGATGACATCCGAGGCGATCCTGAAGCGGAAGGCCACCGATTTCTTCACCGGCGCCAATGGCTGGATCATCGAAAAGATCCGGCATGTCGAGGAAAACGGGAAGCCGGACGTCATCATGGACGCGGAGGCGGAATTTGCGGGAACCCGGATCTCCGTCAACCTGACGCTGCTGCCTCTGGTCAACACCGAAAAGAAGAAGCTGGGTTCGATGATCATCATCGACGACATCACCAATGAAAAGCGGATGAAATCGACCATGTCCCGCTACATGGATCCGGGGCTGACCGATCAGATACTCGAGGGCGGCGAGGAAATCCTGGGCGGCAAGAGCACCCTGGCGACGGTTCTCTTCTCCGACATCCGGGGTTTCACGACGCTGACCGAGGAGTTGGGGGCGCAGGGGACGGTCTCGCTGCTGAACGAATACTTCACGATCATGGTGGACTGCATCCAGAAAGAGGGAGGGATGCTGGATAAGTTCATCGGGGACGCGATCATGGCCGCCTTCGGTGTTCCGATCCCGCATGAAGATGATGAAGACCGGGCCGTACGGGCGGCAATCAGCATGATCCGCGCGCTGCACATCTGGAACCGCCAGCGCGCGGTCGAGGGGAAAAAGCCGGTCGGGATGGGCATCGGCCTCAACACGGATACGATCGTTTCGGGTAACATCGGCTCGCCGAAACGGATGGACTACACACTGATCGGCGATGGCGTGAACCTCGCCTCCCGCCTGGAGAGTCTCTGCAAAACGTACCGTGCGAGCATCCTGATCAGCGAAAACGCCGTCCGGCGTCTGAAGGGGACCTACCGGATCCGCGAAGTGGATCGTGTGCAGGTCAAGGGAAAGACCAACAGCGTCGGAGTCTTCGAGGTACTCGACTACCATACCGAAGAGACCAGCCCCCACCTGATGGAGGTGGTCAACCACTTCCGGGACGGCCTGGCCCTCTACCGCCGGAGGGAGTGGGACAACGCTATTTCCAGATTCAACGATGCCCTCCGCCTGAATCCGGATGAGAATCTTTGCGGGATGTATATCGACCGCTGCATCCATTTCAGGGAGGAGCCGCCGGGCGACGACTGGGACGGCGGCTGGATCATGAAAACAAAATAG
- a CDS encoding hemolysin family protein, translated as MEPVLSELAVIFILIIINGFFAAAELAVLSSRRSKISSIAATGNKNAKLVEQVQKEPHSFLATIQIGVTVVGSLASALGGSAAIQYLRPLLQSVPVPFISNAAEPLSIAIVVVLISYLFLVFGELAPKTIGLQYSEKIALNVVRPIHFISLAANIIVRFLTFSNRTALRLLRIKPKDGQAFVTREEVQQVLSEGSETGALTETEHTYIENVFEFSHTTVREVMVPRTRIVAIDRELPSDEIVRVVHENMYSRYPVFKDDMDHVIGFVHTKDILIGNLCSGKEIDLAKIMRTPLFVPEGKKVSSLLREMQKKRIQMALVVDEYGIMSGLVTTEDLLEELVGEIEDEHDVGETRRVQKLPDGSMMVDALLPVNEMEENLGIAVEEGLPFDTLAGLILDRFGRFPQKGEQVEWRDYILTCEEVTETAILKVRISRREEPPEDSVATPVIEQKENSN; from the coding sequence TTGGAACCAGTTTTAAGCGAGCTTGCAGTCATTTTTATCCTGATCATAATCAACGGCTTTTTTGCCGCCGCGGAGCTGGCGGTACTTTCCAGCAGAAGGAGTAAAATCTCCAGCATCGCCGCCACTGGGAACAAGAACGCCAAACTCGTAGAGCAGGTGCAGAAGGAGCCGCACAGCTTTCTTGCCACCATCCAGATCGGCGTTACCGTCGTCGGTTCACTCGCCTCTGCGCTGGGAGGTTCGGCGGCAATCCAGTATCTGCGGCCTCTGCTTCAATCCGTGCCGGTCCCTTTTATCAGCAATGCCGCAGAACCTCTCTCGATCGCAATAGTTGTGGTTTTAATTTCCTATCTTTTTCTGGTGTTCGGTGAATTGGCGCCCAAGACAATCGGTTTGCAGTATTCCGAAAAGATTGCCCTGAACGTCGTCCGGCCGATTCATTTCATCTCGCTTGCGGCGAATATAATTGTCCGTTTCCTGACCTTTTCCAACCGGACCGCCCTCCGGCTTTTGAGAATCAAGCCTAAAGACGGACAGGCCTTTGTAACCCGCGAGGAAGTGCAGCAGGTGCTGTCCGAGGGGAGTGAAACCGGCGCCCTTACCGAAACGGAACATACCTACATAGAAAACGTCTTCGAATTTTCCCACACCACTGTAAGAGAGGTCATGGTGCCGCGAACGCGTATCGTCGCCATCGACCGGGAGCTCCCCAGCGATGAGATTGTCCGCGTTGTCCACGAAAACATGTACTCCCGTTACCCTGTTTTCAAGGACGACATGGACCATGTGATCGGGTTTGTCCACACGAAAGACATCCTTATTGGCAACCTCTGCTCCGGCAAGGAAATTGACCTCGCAAAAATAATGCGGACCCCGCTTTTCGTCCCGGAAGGGAAAAAGGTGAGCAGCCTGCTGCGGGAGATGCAGAAAAAACGCATCCAGATGGCGCTGGTGGTTGATGAATACGGAATCATGAGCGGTCTGGTGACAACGGAGGATCTGCTCGAGGAACTCGTCGGGGAAATAGAGGACGAACATGACGTCGGCGAAACGCGGCGCGTCCAGAAGCTGCCCGACGGCAGCATGATGGTGGATGCGCTGCTTCCGGTAAACGAGATGGAGGAAAATCTAGGCATCGCCGTTGAAGAGGGTCTGCCCTTCGATACGCTGGCCGGGCTGATCCTGGATCGCTTCGGCAGATTCCCCCAGAAAGGCGAGCAGGTCGAATGGCGGGATTATATCCTGACCTGCGAAGAGGTCACCGAAACGGCCATCCTGAAGGTGAGAATCTCCCGCCGCGAGGAACCGCCAGAGGACTCCGTCGCCACTCCTGTTATCGAACAAAAAGAAAACAGCAACTAA